In Azospirillum ramasamyi, one DNA window encodes the following:
- a CDS encoding sodium-dependent bicarbonate transport family permease — MDALLSAPILFFGLGAAIALTGARIPFPEGFGKALAAYLLVAIGLKGGVALAGADVGSVLPLLLTAGLLSLLMPILGFALLRSAVGLDQVNSAAVAAHYGSVSLVTFVTATKLLESQGVTFGGHMVAALAIMEAPAIVSGLLLAGATGMVSGAAAGGNGGTMPVPLGDAGRGGPDQGGSIKDAIREAAFNGSVLLLAGSLLVGLVIGKPGLQSLHGLFIAPWDGVLCLFLLEMGYLATSRLREAASLSPRLVAFGIAMPLIGAGIGLAAASALGLGLGDAALLVTLCASASYIAVPAALRHALPTAEPGLSLPLSLGITFPFNILVGIPLYLAVSRAVLT; from the coding sequence ATGGACGCGCTGCTGTCCGCACCGATTCTGTTCTTCGGCCTCGGAGCCGCGATCGCGCTGACCGGGGCGCGCATTCCATTCCCGGAAGGATTCGGCAAGGCGCTCGCCGCCTATCTGCTGGTCGCCATCGGCCTGAAGGGCGGCGTCGCGCTGGCCGGCGCCGATGTCGGCTCCGTGCTGCCGCTGCTGCTGACGGCGGGGCTGCTCAGCCTGCTGATGCCGATCCTGGGCTTCGCCCTGCTGCGCTCGGCGGTCGGGCTGGATCAGGTCAATTCGGCCGCCGTCGCCGCCCATTACGGATCGGTCAGCCTCGTCACCTTCGTCACCGCCACCAAGCTGCTGGAAAGCCAGGGCGTCACCTTCGGCGGCCACATGGTCGCGGCGCTGGCGATCATGGAAGCCCCGGCCATCGTCAGCGGCCTGCTGCTGGCCGGCGCCACCGGGATGGTGTCCGGGGCCGCGGCGGGCGGAAACGGCGGCACAATGCCGGTCCCGCTCGGCGACGCGGGCCGCGGCGGGCCGGACCAGGGCGGTTCGATCAAGGACGCGATCCGCGAGGCGGCCTTCAACGGCTCGGTCCTGCTGCTGGCCGGGTCGCTGCTGGTCGGCCTCGTCATCGGCAAGCCCGGCCTGCAGAGCCTGCACGGCCTGTTCATCGCCCCCTGGGACGGCGTGCTGTGCCTGTTCCTGCTGGAAATGGGCTATCTCGCCACCTCCCGCCTGCGGGAAGCGGCCTCGCTCAGCCCGCGGCTGGTCGCCTTCGGCATCGCCATGCCGCTGATCGGCGCCGGCATCGGCCTTGCCGCCGCCTCGGCCCTGGGGCTCGGCCTCGGCGACGCCGCCCTGCTGGTGACGCTGTGCGCCAGCGCCTCCTACATCGCGGTGCCGGCGGCGCTGCGCCATGCCCTGCCGACGGCGGAGCCGGGCCTGTCGCTTCCGCTGTCGCTGGGCATCACATTTCCTTTCAACATCCTCGTCGGTATTCCACTCTACCTCGCAGTGAGCCGGGCGGTGCTGACCTGA
- a CDS encoding O-antigen ligase family protein produces MPANSPDLTTPRPDPTSAPAAGGVDAVPRVLAGAAALLLGPVAAVAPRGLPVWAILVLVLSLAGLARQGAFGRILRLTPAVAAVAAFLALALASSLWSPSDRAAATVGEIGYIALGALAGGAWIAGLPGPEVRRLAGLFLAGGLAGGLLFAAEAALDFPLNRWWNGVPDDQLPNLLNGNVPKRTAALLCLLVWPAALAVDRYGRRALALLLPAGYALACLPLTSRSAMLGIAAGLATLAAARASARWTRRLFAAAVTAAFLLVLPAALLFSGPLDLDNSGLLFRSAQHRVEIWGHAAERALRTPVFGQGIDASRSLPPEGAVSEFSPIGDSLLPLHPHNAFLQVWLETGAVGAALVLAVLLMLLAATARLDRRAQPFALALFASALAMGSTAYGIWQPWWMSGFLAAALMLRLAARIGEQTR; encoded by the coding sequence ATGCCCGCCAACTCCCCGGACCTCACGACGCCCCGCCCCGACCCGACCTCGGCGCCCGCCGCTGGCGGGGTCGATGCCGTGCCGCGGGTGCTGGCCGGGGCCGCCGCCCTGCTGCTGGGGCCTGTCGCCGCGGTCGCGCCGCGCGGGCTGCCGGTGTGGGCGATCCTGGTGCTCGTGCTGTCGCTGGCGGGACTGGCGCGGCAGGGCGCGTTCGGGCGCATCCTGCGGCTGACTCCTGCGGTCGCGGCGGTCGCCGCCTTCCTGGCGCTGGCGCTGGCCTCCTCGCTGTGGAGCCCGTCCGACCGCGCGGCGGCGACGGTGGGGGAGATCGGCTACATCGCGCTGGGGGCGCTGGCCGGCGGCGCCTGGATCGCCGGGCTGCCGGGACCGGAGGTGCGGCGGCTGGCCGGGCTGTTCCTGGCCGGCGGGCTGGCCGGCGGGCTGCTGTTCGCGGCGGAGGCGGCGCTGGACTTCCCGCTGAACCGCTGGTGGAACGGAGTCCCCGACGACCAGCTGCCCAACCTGCTGAACGGCAATGTGCCGAAGCGGACGGCGGCGCTGCTCTGCCTGCTGGTCTGGCCGGCCGCCCTGGCGGTGGACCGCTACGGACGCCGGGCGCTGGCGCTGCTGCTGCCGGCGGGCTATGCGCTGGCCTGCCTGCCGCTGACCAGCCGGTCGGCCATGCTGGGCATCGCCGCCGGGCTGGCGACGCTAGCCGCCGCCCGCGCCTCCGCCCGCTGGACCCGCCGGCTGTTCGCCGCCGCGGTGACGGCAGCCTTCCTGCTGGTGCTGCCGGCCGCCCTGCTGTTCTCCGGCCCGCTCGATCTCGACAATTCCGGCCTGCTGTTCCGCTCCGCCCAGCACCGGGTGGAGATCTGGGGCCATGCGGCGGAACGGGCGTTGCGCACCCCTGTCTTCGGCCAGGGCATCGACGCCTCACGCTCCCTGCCGCCGGAAGGGGCGGTGTCGGAATTCTCGCCGATCGGCGACAGCCTGCTGCCGCTGCATCCGCACAACGCCTTCCTTCAGGTCTGGCTGGAAACCGGGGCGGTGGGGGCGGCGCTGGTGCTGGCCGTGCTGCTGATGCTGCTGGCCGCCACCGCGCGGCTCGACCGCCGCGCCCAGCCCTTCGCATTGGCGCTGTTCGCCTCGGCGCTGGCGATGGGCAGCACCGCCTACGGCATCTGGCAGCCCTGGTGGATGTCAGGCTTCCTTGCCGCCGCGCTGATGCTGCGGCTGGCCGCCCGTATCGGGGAACAGACACGATGA
- a CDS encoding RluA family pseudouridine synthase yields the protein MAAAMLRAMTPDSLRARVLHQDELCFVIDKPAGLAVHKAGRITDHLELYLPFLGGPDGEPPKLAHRLDRDTAGCLILGRTPWALKRLGQMFAAGHVEKTYWAVADGIPKAESGVIDLPLLKRIEPKSAAGAGRSSWTILPDPAGQPAVTEYRVLGTSADGRSWLELRPRTGRTHQIRVHCAAIGCPLVGEPFYGPERLPPGTLHLLARSVAFRMAFEYAAVDAAAPAPAHMRDALSACGWPGG from the coding sequence ATGGCGGCGGCCATGTTGCGCGCCATGACCCCCGACTCGCTGCGCGCCCGCGTGCTCCACCAGGACGAGCTCTGCTTCGTCATCGACAAGCCGGCCGGCCTGGCCGTCCACAAGGCCGGACGCATCACCGACCATCTGGAGCTTTACCTGCCTTTCCTCGGCGGACCGGACGGGGAGCCGCCGAAGCTGGCCCACCGGCTGGACCGCGACACGGCCGGCTGCCTGATCCTGGGCCGCACCCCCTGGGCGCTGAAGCGTCTCGGCCAGATGTTCGCCGCCGGCCATGTGGAGAAGACCTATTGGGCGGTCGCCGACGGCATCCCGAAGGCCGAATCCGGGGTGATCGACCTGCCGCTGCTGAAGCGTATCGAACCCAAATCCGCCGCGGGGGCCGGCCGCTCCTCCTGGACCATCCTGCCCGATCCGGCCGGGCAGCCGGCGGTCACCGAATACCGCGTCCTGGGCACCAGCGCCGATGGCCGTTCCTGGCTGGAGCTTCGCCCGCGCACCGGCCGCACCCACCAGATCCGCGTCCATTGCGCCGCCATCGGCTGTCCGCTGGTGGGGGAGCCCTTCTACGGCCCCGAACGCCTGCCCCCCGGCACCCTGCACCTGCTGGCCCGCTCCGTCGCATTCCGCATGGCCTTCGAATATGCGGCGGTCGATGCCGCCGCCCCAGCGCCGGCGCATATGAGGGACGCTCTGTCGGCCTGCGGCTGGCCGGGCGGATAA
- a CDS encoding four-helix bundle copper-binding protein, which translates to MSAPAVPSMDDCIRDCTDCHTICLETVAYCLGKGGAHAEAGHIRLMLDCVDICRASADFMIRGSRFHHLTCGACAEICAACADDCDRMSDDPMMRRCADMCRRCAESCRAMSRMTA; encoded by the coding sequence ATGTCCGCCCCAGCCGTGCCGTCGATGGACGACTGCATCCGCGACTGCACCGACTGCCATACGATCTGCCTTGAAACCGTCGCGTATTGCCTGGGCAAGGGCGGTGCGCATGCGGAGGCCGGACATATCCGCCTGATGCTGGACTGCGTCGACATCTGCCGCGCCAGTGCCGATTTCATGATCCGCGGCTCCCGCTTCCATCATCTCACCTGCGGCGCCTGTGCCGAGATCTGCGCGGCCTGCGCCGACGACTGCGACCGCATGTCCGACGACCCGATGATGAGGCGCTGCGCCGACATGTGCCGCCGCTGTGCCGAAAGCTGCCGGGCGATGTCGCGGATGACCGCGTAA
- a CDS encoding GNAT family N-acetyltransferase, translating to MQGNEEQGTDGYRIRVMSRAELDLAVDWARAEGWNPGLHDAGAFHAVDPAGFLVGLLDGRPVASLSVVRYPGSFGFLGFYIVRPEARGRGHGWRLWQAGLRYLEGCTVGLDGVVAQQENYRKSGFALSHRNIRFGGGIPDGGEARTTLVDANTVPFDRLTALDAELFPAPRPGFLANWIALPGATALAAVRDGEVTGFGVIRPCHSGCKIGPLYAADAGVARDLVVALGRAAGEGPVFLDVPEPNGAGLRMAEELGLSPQFETARMYLGPAPVTDPARVFGITSFELG from the coding sequence ATGCAGGGGAACGAAGAGCAGGGGACGGACGGTTACCGGATCCGCGTGATGAGCCGGGCCGAACTCGATCTGGCCGTCGACTGGGCGCGGGCGGAGGGCTGGAACCCCGGCCTGCACGATGCCGGCGCCTTCCATGCCGTCGATCCGGCGGGCTTTCTGGTCGGACTGCTCGACGGCCGGCCGGTGGCCTCGCTGTCCGTCGTGCGGTATCCGGGGAGCTTCGGCTTCCTCGGCTTCTACATCGTGCGGCCGGAGGCGCGCGGGCGGGGCCATGGCTGGCGGCTGTGGCAGGCGGGGCTGCGCTATCTCGAAGGCTGCACCGTCGGCCTCGACGGCGTGGTCGCCCAGCAGGAGAACTACCGCAAATCCGGCTTCGCGCTGTCCCATCGCAACATCCGCTTCGGTGGCGGCATCCCGGACGGCGGAGAGGCGCGGACCACGCTGGTGGACGCGAACACGGTGCCCTTCGACCGGCTGACGGCGCTGGATGCGGAACTGTTCCCGGCGCCGCGCCCCGGCTTTCTCGCCAACTGGATCGCCCTTCCCGGCGCCACGGCGCTGGCGGCGGTGAGGGATGGCGAGGTGACGGGTTTCGGGGTGATCCGGCCTTGCCACAGCGGCTGCAAGATCGGCCCGCTCTATGCCGCCGATGCCGGGGTGGCGCGGGATCTGGTGGTGGCGCTGGGCCGGGCGGCCGGCGAGGGGCCGGTGTTCCTCGACGTGCCGGAACCGAACGGGGCCGGATTGCGGATGGCGGAGGAGTTGGGTCTGTCGCCGCAGTTCGAGACGGCGCGGATGTATCTGGGGCCGGCGCCGGTGACCGATCCGGCGCGGGTGTTCGGGATCACGAGCTTCGAGTTGGGCTAG
- a CDS encoding glycosyltransferase family 39 protein produces the protein MKPVPSTASPSLLDRVAAAPWWLLCAGLAAAMALSILLVGFRLPYWVHSDQDLVLAYHGLLFGDGLPQEYFDHPGYGYFLVIDVWYRLLHALGFLPVASLSALPPGSDVAATQAAWQSLIQAGRALSILLTAAFAVSYTTLLRGLVDDRRVALLAGILLAFGVGLTAQGRQMRTDLLSAGFVVLGLLLVLRAVRPADGRPCDGASLIRLASGGLLVGLAMVTKVQAVFLAMGLPVAAILFGRRAETDFPSGKGKGWGVAALVGLLAAAAAVPAFALIQAGLAGWGRAVYPYTPVGGLSGGGYQSIVAGWVLVGILVHAVVHRVPASRAAAGAAAVLLGLSVGLLALDIRWNEQNAIAVANFVEHMFVFSSWRHGATLNDQGSVVGQGTLGLLLAGIGRTLAIRTIVLHPDNIPQTIVVEWFAIAGAVVLWRRGQRLAAAQALFLLLVAWGLEALFSLRGFQRAYAAYTDPLAILSAAWVLARMPELLDRAKPRRWILAGVALVVAAAHAWPVIETRRLPNPVTHCEWIPIYMPKVEPFPFCR, from the coding sequence ATGAAGCCCGTTCCCTCCACCGCCAGCCCGTCCCTTCTCGACCGCGTCGCGGCGGCGCCCTGGTGGCTGCTTTGCGCCGGTTTGGCCGCGGCGATGGCGCTGTCGATCCTGCTGGTGGGTTTCCGGCTGCCCTACTGGGTGCATTCGGACCAGGATCTGGTGCTGGCCTATCATGGGCTTCTGTTCGGTGACGGGCTGCCGCAGGAGTACTTCGACCATCCCGGCTACGGCTATTTCCTGGTGATCGACGTCTGGTACCGGCTGCTGCACGCGCTTGGATTCCTGCCGGTCGCCAGCCTGTCGGCCCTGCCGCCGGGCAGCGACGTCGCGGCGACGCAAGCCGCATGGCAATCGCTGATCCAGGCCGGGCGGGCGCTGTCGATCCTGCTGACCGCCGCCTTCGCCGTCAGCTACACCACCCTGCTGCGCGGGTTGGTGGACGACCGGCGGGTGGCGCTGCTGGCCGGCATCCTGCTGGCCTTCGGCGTCGGGCTGACGGCGCAGGGGCGGCAGATGCGCACCGACCTGCTGTCGGCCGGCTTCGTCGTGCTGGGACTGCTGCTGGTCCTGCGGGCGGTACGGCCGGCCGATGGCCGCCCGTGCGATGGCGCGTCGCTCATTCGGTTGGCGTCGGGCGGTCTGCTGGTCGGGCTCGCCATGGTGACCAAGGTGCAGGCGGTGTTCCTGGCGATGGGGCTGCCGGTGGCGGCGATCCTGTTCGGGCGGCGGGCGGAGACTGATTTCCCATCGGGCAAGGGGAAGGGCTGGGGCGTCGCGGCGCTGGTCGGGCTGCTGGCGGCGGCTGCGGCGGTGCCGGCCTTCGCGCTGATCCAGGCCGGGCTGGCCGGCTGGGGGCGGGCGGTCTACCCCTACACCCCCGTCGGCGGGCTGTCGGGCGGCGGCTATCAGAGCATCGTCGCCGGCTGGGTGCTGGTCGGCATCCTGGTCCATGCGGTGGTGCATCGGGTGCCGGCGAGCCGGGCGGCGGCCGGGGCGGCGGCGGTGCTGCTGGGGCTGTCGGTCGGGCTGCTGGCGCTCGACATCCGCTGGAACGAGCAGAACGCCATCGCCGTGGCGAATTTCGTCGAGCACATGTTCGTCTTCTCCTCCTGGCGGCATGGCGCGACGCTCAACGACCAGGGGAGCGTGGTCGGGCAGGGGACGCTGGGACTTCTGCTGGCCGGCATCGGCCGCACGCTGGCGATCCGCACCATCGTCCTCCACCCCGACAACATCCCGCAGACCATCGTCGTGGAGTGGTTCGCCATCGCCGGGGCGGTGGTGCTGTGGCGGCGCGGGCAGAGACTGGCAGCGGCGCAGGCGCTGTTCCTGCTGCTGGTGGCGTGGGGGCTGGAGGCGCTGTTCTCGCTGCGCGGATTCCAGCGCGCCTATGCCGCCTACACCGACCCGCTGGCGATTCTGTCCGCCGCCTGGGTGCTGGCGCGGATGCCGGAGCTGCTGGACCGGGCGAAGCCGCGGCGCTGGATCCTGGCGGGCGTGGCGTTGGTGGTGGCGGCGGCCCATGCCTGGCCGGTCATCGAGACCCGCCGCCTGCCCAACCCGGTGACCCATTGCGAATGGATCCCGATCTACATGCCCAAGGTCGAGCCGTTTCCCTTCTGCCGTTAG
- a CDS encoding DUF2934 domain-containing protein: MADTDDIQERIRRRAHELWESEGHPHGRDADHWAQAEAEIRGAGALEPTEKVAGSRRKAGTSKTSGKSTRAAAESLSEVANAPAEARPDTAAAPKAKASAKPPGKSKAAASPAEETPAPEPAPEPAKAPAAKSPAKSAAKASAAKTPSAKSPSAKTASVKPPRAAKKDNGKTAPAG; encoded by the coding sequence ATGGCCGATACCGACGATATCCAGGAGCGTATCCGACGCCGTGCCCATGAGCTGTGGGAAAGCGAAGGCCACCCGCACGGCCGCGATGCCGACCATTGGGCGCAGGCGGAAGCGGAAATCCGCGGGGCCGGTGCGCTGGAGCCGACCGAAAAGGTCGCCGGGTCGCGCAGGAAGGCCGGCACCTCCAAAACCTCGGGCAAGAGCACCCGCGCCGCCGCCGAATCGCTGTCGGAGGTCGCGAACGCCCCGGCGGAAGCCCGGCCTGACACCGCCGCGGCACCCAAGGCGAAGGCCTCCGCCAAGCCGCCTGGCAAGTCGAAAGCCGCAGCAAGCCCGGCGGAGGAGACGCCGGCCCCCGAACCGGCCCCCGAGCCTGCCAAAGCTCCTGCGGCGAAGTCCCCGGCGAAATCCGCCGCCAAGGCTTCGGCAGCCAAGACTCCGTCTGCAAAATCTCCGTCCGCCAAGACTGCTTCCGTCAAGCCGCCGCGCGCCGCGAAGAAGGACAACGGCAAGACCGCTCCGGCCGGCTGA
- a CDS encoding LysR substrate-binding domain-containing protein produces the protein MPAPLPPFDLDLLRTFVTIVDSGGFTRAAERLGRTQSTISLQIKRLEDGLGKRLFLREGRGLDLTPDGEVLLTYARRLLGMAGEACALLMEPEVGGVVRLGTPEDFATTHLPDVLWRFSRAHPQVALEVQCDFTVNLLDRFARGEYDLVLCKREPQGPAGGVKVWREPLFWVASDRLILDAGAPVPLVLAPPPDIHRKRAIDALDARGRPWRMAYTSPSLAGIKAAVTAGLGVTILPKDMLAPGFRIVNAEHGLPALPDIEIALYRQPGPQPKAADLLAEHIIRSLEKTAG, from the coding sequence ATGCCCGCCCCGCTGCCGCCCTTCGACCTCGACCTGCTGCGCACCTTCGTGACCATCGTGGACAGCGGCGGCTTCACCCGGGCGGCGGAGCGGCTGGGCCGCACCCAGTCCACCATCAGCCTGCAGATCAAGCGGCTGGAGGACGGGCTGGGCAAGCGCCTGTTCCTGCGCGAGGGCCGCGGCCTGGACCTGACCCCCGACGGCGAGGTACTGCTGACCTACGCCCGCCGCCTGCTGGGCATGGCGGGCGAGGCCTGCGCCCTGCTGATGGAGCCGGAGGTGGGCGGCGTGGTGCGCCTCGGCACGCCGGAGGATTTCGCCACCACCCATCTGCCCGACGTGCTGTGGCGCTTCTCCCGCGCCCATCCCCAGGTGGCGCTGGAGGTTCAGTGCGACTTCACCGTCAACCTGCTCGACCGCTTCGCCCGCGGCGAATACGATTTGGTGCTGTGCAAGCGGGAGCCGCAGGGTCCGGCCGGCGGCGTGAAGGTCTGGCGCGAGCCGCTGTTCTGGGTGGCCTCCGACCGCCTGATCCTCGACGCGGGCGCCCCGGTCCCGCTGGTCCTCGCCCCGCCGCCGGACATCCACCGCAAGCGCGCCATCGACGCGCTCGACGCCCGCGGCCGTCCCTGGCGCATGGCCTACACCAGCCCCAGCCTCGCCGGCATCAAGGCGGCGGTGACCGCCGGGCTGGGGGTGACCATCCTGCCCAAGGACATGCTGGCCCCCGGCTTCCGCATCGTGAACGCCGAACACGGCCTGCCCGCCCTGCCCGACATCGAAATCGCCCTCTACCGTCAGCCCGGCCCCCAGCCCAAGGCGGCGGACCTGCTGGCCGAACACATCATCCGCTCGCTGGAGAAGACGGCGGGGTGA
- the ilvD gene encoding dihydroxy-acid dehydratase, producing the protein MPHYRSRTSTHGRNMAGARGLWRATGMKDGDFGKPIIAIANSFTQFVPGHVHLKDLGQLVAREIEKAGGVAKEFNTIAVDDGIAMGHGGMLYSLPSRELIADAVEYMANAHCADALVCISNCDKITPGMLMAAMRLNIPAVFVSGGPMEAGKVNWRGKVKSVDLIDAMVAAADPTVSDEEAAEMERGSCPTCGSCSGMFTANSMNCLTEALGLSLPGNGTILATHADRKELFLAAGRLAVDLCRRWYQEEDATALPRGIASKAAFENAMTLDIAMGGSTNTVLHILAAAQEGGIDFTMADIDRLSRRVPNVCKVAPAVSDVHIEDVHRAGGIFGILGELDRAGLLNREAPTVHAPTLGEALDRWDVMRTQDSAVHTLYRAAPGGIPTVVPFSQERRWPELDLDREKGVIRKAENAFSQDGGLAVLYGNIAENGCIVKTAGVDASNLVFAGPARVFESQDDAVAGILGDVVKAGEVVVIRYEGPRGGPGMQEMLYPTSYLKSKGLGKACALVTDGRFSGGTSGLSIGHVSPEAAQGGAIGLVQDGDRIEIDIPNRIIRLAVGDEEMQRRRDEMNAKGLDAWKPASRERVVSPALRAYAALTTSADRGAVRDVTQVESIAVRR; encoded by the coding sequence ATGCCGCACTACCGTTCCCGCACCTCCACCCATGGCCGCAACATGGCGGGCGCGCGCGGCCTGTGGCGGGCGACCGGCATGAAGGACGGCGATTTCGGCAAGCCGATCATCGCCATCGCCAACTCCTTCACCCAGTTCGTTCCCGGCCACGTCCACCTGAAGGATCTGGGGCAGCTGGTGGCGCGCGAGATCGAGAAGGCCGGCGGCGTGGCGAAGGAGTTCAACACCATCGCGGTGGACGACGGCATCGCCATGGGCCATGGCGGCATGCTTTACAGCCTGCCCTCGCGCGAGCTGATCGCCGACGCGGTCGAATACATGGCGAACGCCCATTGCGCCGACGCGCTGGTCTGCATCTCCAACTGCGACAAGATCACCCCCGGCATGCTGATGGCCGCGATGCGGCTGAACATCCCGGCGGTCTTCGTCTCCGGCGGCCCGATGGAGGCCGGCAAGGTCAACTGGCGCGGCAAGGTCAAGTCGGTCGATCTGATCGACGCCATGGTCGCCGCCGCCGACCCGACCGTCTCCGACGAGGAGGCGGCGGAGATGGAGCGCGGGTCCTGCCCGACCTGCGGATCCTGCTCCGGCATGTTCACCGCCAACTCGATGAACTGCCTGACCGAGGCGCTCGGCCTGTCGCTGCCCGGCAACGGCACCATCCTGGCCACCCATGCCGACCGCAAGGAGCTGTTCCTGGCCGCCGGCCGCCTCGCCGTCGACCTCTGCCGCCGCTGGTATCAGGAGGAGGACGCCACCGCCCTGCCGCGCGGCATCGCCAGCAAGGCGGCGTTCGAAAACGCGATGACGCTGGACATCGCCATGGGCGGCTCGACCAACACCGTGCTGCACATCCTGGCCGCGGCGCAGGAGGGCGGCATCGACTTCACCATGGCCGACATCGACCGGCTGTCGCGCCGCGTCCCCAACGTCTGCAAGGTCGCCCCGGCGGTGTCCGACGTCCACATCGAGGACGTGCATCGCGCCGGCGGCATCTTCGGCATCCTGGGCGAACTGGACCGCGCCGGCCTGCTGAACCGCGAGGCTCCGACCGTCCATGCCCCGACGCTGGGAGAGGCGCTGGACCGCTGGGACGTGATGCGTACCCAGGATTCCGCCGTCCACACCCTGTACCGCGCCGCGCCCGGCGGCATCCCGACGGTCGTCCCCTTCAGCCAGGAGCGCCGCTGGCCCGAGCTCGACCTCGACCGCGAGAAGGGCGTGATCCGCAAGGCCGAGAACGCCTTCAGCCAGGACGGCGGGTTGGCCGTGCTGTACGGCAACATCGCGGAGAACGGCTGCATCGTGAAGACGGCGGGCGTCGACGCCTCCAACCTCGTCTTCGCCGGCCCGGCCCGCGTCTTCGAAAGCCAGGACGACGCCGTCGCCGGCATCCTGGGCGACGTGGTCAAGGCGGGCGAGGTGGTGGTCATCCGCTACGAGGGTCCGCGCGGCGGCCCCGGCATGCAGGAAATGCTGTACCCGACCAGCTACCTGAAGTCGAAAGGACTGGGCAAGGCTTGCGCGCTGGTCACCGACGGCCGTTTCTCCGGCGGCACCTCGGGCCTGTCGATCGGCCACGTCTCGCCGGAAGCGGCGCAGGGCGGCGCCATCGGCCTGGTGCAGGACGGCGACCGGATCGAGATCGACATCCCCAACCGCATCATCCGCCTCGCTGTCGGCGATGAAGAGATGCAGCGCCGCCGCGACGAGATGAACGCCAAGGGCCTCGATGCCTGGAAGCCGGCCAGCCGCGAGCGCGTGGTCTCCCCGGCACTCCGCGCCTACGCCGCCCTGACCACCAGCGCCGACCGCGGCGCCGTGCGCGACGTGACACAGGTGGAGAGTATCGCCGTCCGCCGCTGA
- a CDS encoding GNAT family N-acetyltransferase: MGQAVTDNQAMNRFELAVGNQTVYADYRRNGGTLVISYVEAPPSLRGTGAAGRLMEGVMEAARAEGLKIVPLCSYAAMWMRRNRQDDLLA, from the coding sequence ATGGGACAGGCGGTCACCGACAACCAAGCCATGAACCGGTTCGAACTGGCGGTCGGCAACCAGACGGTCTACGCCGATTACCGCCGCAACGGAGGGACGCTGGTGATTTCCTATGTCGAGGCCCCGCCCTCGCTGCGCGGCACCGGCGCCGCCGGCCGCCTGATGGAAGGCGTTATGGAGGCCGCCCGCGCCGAAGGGCTGAAGATCGTGCCCCTGTGCAGCTACGCCGCCATGTGGATGCGCCGCAACCGGCAGGACGACCTGCTGGCGTGA
- a CDS encoding glycosyltransferase family 9 protein: protein MSKRPLRILVIKLGAFGDFFLAQTAFAAIRRHHAGDRVTLLTLPSLAPLARMSGLFDEVLEDPRDRSLSAYLAIRRTLRAHRFDRVYDLQAQTRTDLYHRLLFPGPWPEWSGTARGASHPDRYEGRRKVPVRERYVRQLAPFGIVPDEAPDLSWLDADISKFGLPERFALLVPGSSPGRPDKRWPVRRYAEVAAALAERGIVPAVIGTGIERDLARAIADTCPQAVDLTDRTSVPELGGLARRAWGAVGNDTGPTHLIAAVGCPTVVVFSDASNPIHSTGPRVLIHHRPDFADIDSAGVIEALDRARGEAGA, encoded by the coding sequence ATGAGCAAGCGTCCGCTCCGCATCCTGGTCATCAAGCTGGGCGCCTTCGGCGACTTCTTCCTGGCCCAGACCGCCTTCGCCGCCATCCGCCGCCATCATGCCGGCGACCGGGTGACGCTGCTGACCCTGCCCTCGCTCGCCCCGCTGGCCCGCATGAGCGGCCTGTTCGACGAGGTGCTGGAGGATCCGCGCGACCGCTCGCTGTCGGCCTATCTGGCGATCCGCAGGACGCTGCGCGCCCACCGCTTCGACCGGGTCTACGACCTCCAGGCGCAGACGCGCACCGACCTGTACCACCGGCTGCTGTTCCCCGGCCCCTGGCCGGAATGGTCGGGCACCGCCCGCGGCGCCAGCCATCCCGACCGTTACGAGGGACGGCGCAAGGTGCCGGTGCGCGAGCGCTATGTCCGCCAGCTCGCCCCCTTCGGCATCGTGCCGGACGAGGCGCCGGACCTGTCCTGGCTCGACGCCGACATCTCGAAGTTCGGCCTGCCGGAGCGCTTCGCCCTGCTGGTCCCCGGCTCCTCCCCCGGACGGCCGGACAAGCGCTGGCCGGTGCGCCGCTATGCCGAGGTGGCGGCGGCACTGGCGGAGCGCGGCATCGTGCCGGCGGTGATCGGCACGGGCATCGAGCGCGACCTCGCCCGCGCGATTGCGGACACCTGCCCGCAGGCGGTCGACCTGACCGACCGCACCAGCGTGCCGGAACTGGGCGGGCTGGCCCGCCGGGCCTGGGGGGCGGTCGGCAACGACACCGGCCCCACCCATCTGATCGCCGCGGTCGGCTGTCCCACCGTGGTCGTCTTCTCCGACGCCTCCAACCCGATCCACAGCACCGGCCCGCGCGTGCTGATCCACCACCGTCCCGACTTCGCCGACATCGACAGCGCCGGCGTAATCGAGGCGCTGGACCGCGCCCGCGGAGAGGCGGGGGCCTAA